A region of Anoplopoma fimbria isolate UVic2021 breed Golden Eagle Sablefish chromosome 24, Afim_UVic_2022, whole genome shotgun sequence DNA encodes the following proteins:
- the plekhb1 gene encoding pleckstrin homology domain-containing family B member 1, which produces MALLRSGWLWRQTSVLKRWKLNWCDLWIDGSLCFYKTDSRRDLEHRVSLKTACVDVRSGLECRGVAPPESNPRENLIVVQLTSGSTVNLCANSEDESIAWKLTLLDTRRNPLFTYDPYDDSYQAVPINSYHTVYITPGAGPGTHQVVVQRDPFDGVFEHLALGLLAGMAAGTAMRSFLWMPFLFC; this is translated from the exons ATGGCGCTCCTGAGGTCAGGCTGGCTGTGGAGACAAA CCTCGGTCCTAAAGCGCTGGAAGTTAAACTGGTGTGACCTGTGGATAGACGGGAGCCTCTGCTTCTACAAGACTGACAGCAGGCGAGACTTGGAGCACCGCGTCAGCCTCAAGACAGCGTGTGTGGACGTGAGATCGGGCCTGGAATGTCGAG GAGTGGCTCCACCAGAGAGTAACCCCAGGGAGAATCTCATCGTGGTTCAGCTCACAAGCGGCTCAACAGTCAACCTGTGTGCTAACAGTGAGGATGAATCCAT agCGTGGAAACTGACTCTGCTAGACACCAGGAGAAACCCG ttGTTCACATACGACCCATATGACGACTCCTACCAAGCTGTCCCCATCAACAGCTACCATACGGTCTACATCACACCTGGAGCAGGACCAG GAACCCACCAGGTGGTCGTTCAGAGGGACCCATTTGATGGAGTCTTCGAGCACCTAGCACTGGGATTACTGGCAGGCATGGCAGCAGGGACAGCCATGAGATCCTTCCTCTGGATGCCCTTCTTGTTCTGCTGA
- the sc5d gene encoding lathosterol oxidase: protein MDLVLNVADYYVLSPYVYPSSWPEEGALRQILSLLVLTNLGAAVLYLGLGAISYFFIFDHNLMKHPHFLENQVQREIKYAMTSLPWISLPTVALFFAEVRGYSKLYDNVHDSPLGWPGLFLSMMSFLLFTDMCIYWIHRFLHHKLIYKLFHKPHHIWKVPSPFASHAFHPVDGFMQGLPYHIYPFLFPLHKVLYLALYVFVNIWTISIHDGDYRVPGALTSAINGSAHHTDHHLFFDYNYGQYFTLWDRLGGSYRHPSALMGKGPHDLIRKLQAEGKLGDGRVKAQGQVNGQAQRGVTCKEE from the exons ATGGATCTTGTGCTGAACGTTGCCGACTACTATGTCCTGTCCCCGTATGTGTACCCTTCATCGTGGCCTGAGGAAGGGGCCCTGCGGCAGATTCTCAGCCTGTTGGTGCTGACCAACCTCGGGGCTGCAGTCCTGTACCTGGGCCTGGGAGCCATCAGCTACTTCTTCATCTTTGACCACAATCTAATGAAACACCCACACTTCTTAGAG AATCAGGTTCAGAGGGAGATCAAATATGCGATGACCTCTCTTCCCTGGATCAGCCTCCCCACAGTGGCCTTGTTTTTCGCTGAAGTCAGAGGATACAGCAAACTGTACGACAATGTCCATGATTCTCCACTCG GTTGGCCGGGCCTCTTCCTGAGTATGATGTCGTTCCTGCTTTTCACTGACATGTGCATCTACTGGATTCATCGCTTCCTACATCATAAGCTTATTTATAAG CTGTTTCACAAACCACACCACATTTGGAAGGTCCCCTCTCCCTTTGCGAGCCACGCCTTTCATCCAGTAGACGGCTTCATGCAGGGACTCCCATACCACATCTACCccttcctcttccccctccaCAAGGTGCTCTACTTGGCCCTCTACGTTTTCGTCAACATCTGGACCATCTCGATCCACGACGGTGACTATCGGGTCCCCGGCGCTCTGACCAGTGCCATCAACGGCTCGGCTCACCACACCGACCACCACCTCTTCTTCGATTACAACTACGGCCAGTACTTCACCCTGTGGGACCGCCTGGGAGGCTCCTACAGGCACCCGTCAGCTCTGATGGGGAAGGGTCCCCATGATCTGATCCGGAAACTCCAAGCGGAGGGAAAGTTAGGAGACGGCAGAGTGAAGGCTCAAGGGCAAGTGAATGGACAGGCTCAGAGAGGAGTCACATGTAAGGAGGAGTAA